The proteins below come from a single Treponema phagedenis genomic window:
- a CDS encoding substrate-binding domain-containing protein, with translation MKTVKKAGLILVALSLLFVGCSEKEETAQTDTKKSGSFVVGYCINNLNDTFQTYILDAAKQTISSAGGQIEVTDATEDAIKQQDQVNSFIAKGVDGLIVVPVDTSSMDAITNAARNAKIPLCYVNRNPFAGKEQSMPDGVYYVGSQEIVAGQLQGDRVGELLGGKGGVAILVGILGNEGALKRTEGNKEVLTAKYPDIKILVEQTANWQRDQAVTVTENWITTYGTKLNAILSNNDEMALGAIKALQAAGRNDVFVLGVDATADGKAAVRDGSMAATVFQDSKGQGGGAASVITSAIKGNTPEKITWVPFKLVDKDSPLLNE, from the coding sequence ATGAAAACGGTAAAAAAAGCAGGATTAATTTTAGTTGCACTATCACTGCTGTTTGTAGGTTGTTCAGAAAAAGAAGAAACTGCACAAACCGACACAAAAAAAAGTGGAAGCTTTGTCGTAGGATACTGTATCAACAATTTGAATGATACATTCCAAACCTACATCCTTGATGCGGCAAAACAAACGATTTCTTCCGCCGGCGGACAAATCGAGGTTACCGATGCAACAGAAGACGCCATTAAGCAACAAGACCAAGTCAATAGTTTTATTGCAAAAGGTGTTGACGGCTTAATTGTTGTTCCGGTAGACACAAGCTCCATGGATGCAATTACCAATGCAGCGCGCAACGCAAAAATACCGCTTTGCTATGTCAACCGCAATCCGTTTGCCGGAAAAGAGCAATCCATGCCGGACGGAGTGTACTACGTAGGTTCCCAAGAAATTGTGGCAGGACAATTACAAGGTGACCGAGTCGGAGAGTTGCTTGGCGGTAAAGGCGGCGTTGCAATACTTGTCGGTATTTTAGGCAACGAAGGTGCATTAAAAAGAACCGAAGGAAACAAAGAAGTTCTTACGGCAAAATATCCTGACATTAAAATTCTTGTGGAACAAACCGCAAACTGGCAGCGTGACCAAGCAGTTACCGTTACCGAAAACTGGATTACCACCTATGGCACAAAGCTCAACGCTATTTTATCCAACAATGATGAAATGGCTTTAGGCGCTATTAAAGCACTGCAGGCGGCAGGCAGAAACGATGTTTTTGTTTTAGGTGTAGATGCAACCGCAGACGGTAAAGCGGCAGTTCGTGACGGCAGCATGGCAGCAACCGTATTCCAAGACTCAAAAGGTCAGGGCGGCGGAGCGGCTTCGGTTATCACTTCCGCAATTAAAGGAAACACCCCCGAAAAAATCACATGGGTTCCCTTTAAACTGGTAGATAAGGATTCACCGTTGCTGAATGAGTAG
- the iolE gene encoding myo-inosose-2 dehydratase, whose protein sequence is MFDSQKVHLGIAPIAWTNDDMPDLGKENSFEQCISEMALAGFKGTEIGNKYPRDPAVLKKYLDIRGLRVASAWFSAFLTTKPFEETKKNFIQHRDFLHAMGAKVIVVSEQGNSIQGQMDTPVFEKKHIMNDSEWKLLCEGLNKLGELAKEKGMKIVYHHHMGTVVQTTEEVDRMMSETNPELVYLLYDTGHLVYSGEDHIAFLKKYVNRIKHVHLKDIRPEIVKKIKDEHLSFLQGVRLGAFTVPGDGCIDFDTVFKILAEHGYEGWLLVEAEQDPALANPFEYAVKARSFIKGHAGI, encoded by the coding sequence ATGTTTGATTCACAGAAGGTTCACTTAGGAATTGCGCCGATTGCATGGACAAATGATGACATGCCCGATTTAGGAAAAGAAAATTCATTTGAGCAGTGCATCAGCGAAATGGCTCTTGCCGGATTCAAAGGAACGGAGATCGGGAATAAATACCCGCGCGATCCGGCTGTTTTAAAAAAGTATCTGGACATCAGAGGCTTGCGTGTGGCAAGCGCATGGTTCAGTGCATTTTTAACCACCAAACCCTTTGAAGAAACAAAAAAGAATTTTATTCAACACCGGGATTTTCTGCACGCAATGGGGGCAAAGGTTATTGTCGTGTCGGAACAGGGGAACAGTATTCAAGGGCAAATGGACACACCCGTGTTTGAAAAAAAACACATCATGAATGATTCTGAATGGAAACTGCTTTGTGAGGGATTAAATAAATTAGGGGAACTAGCAAAAGAAAAAGGAATGAAAATTGTATACCATCATCATATGGGAACCGTGGTACAAACAACCGAAGAAGTTGACCGCATGATGAGCGAAACCAATCCGGAACTGGTGTACTTACTCTATGATACCGGTCATCTTGTATACTCGGGCGAAGATCATATTGCCTTTTTAAAAAAATATGTAAATCGCATTAAGCACGTACACCTCAAAGATATCCGCCCGGAAATTGTAAAAAAAATAAAAGATGAGCATCTCAGTTTTTTGCAGGGAGTCAGACTCGGTGCCTTCACGGTACCCGGCGACGGCTGCATTGATTTTGACACGGTATTTAAAATACTTGCCGAGCACGGCTATGAAGGATGGCTGCTTGTCGAAGCCGAACAGGATCCCGCATTGGCAAATCCTTTTGAATATGCGGTAAAGGCTCGATCCTTTATTAAAGGGCATGCAGGCATATAA
- the iolD gene encoding 3D-(3,5/4)-trihydroxycyclohexane-1,2-dione acylhydrolase (decyclizing): MARMTVGQAIVKFLDNQWISQDGKKIKFVEGIFTLFGHGNVCGLGEALDENPGALRVYQGRNEQGMCHAAIGFAKQHNRKKIIACTSSIGPGAANMVTAAALATANNLPLLVFTGDTFATRQPDPVLQQIEQPSNLSITTSDAFKPVTRYWDRVYRPEQLMTALLSAMRVLTDPAETGGVCISLPQDVQGESYDFPDYFFAERVHSIRRQEPDSELLEKAAELIAKSKKPLVICGGGVRYSNAGNELRKFCEQYTIPFAETQAGKGVIPSSTALNLGGLGVTGNLAANIIAKDADLVIGVGTRFTDFTTASKFLFQNKAVQFLSINVSAYHALKMDGTGIIGDALVCIKKLQKLLKKIGYKSAYKKEITEAKHLWDAEMQRLAAIRYSNTMEPLVKARTKSSLKDFVKATGGTITQTSAIALIRKTIEPNAVIVGASGSLPGDLQRMWTTDSVDSYNVEYGYSCMGYEIAAAFGTKLAKPDLPVYSMVGDGAFIMLHSELVTARQEGAKIIILLFDNCGFGCINNLQMSQGMASLATEFRFRNEASGKQDGALIPIDYAMIAKGYGLSSYTAKTYEELEDALKKAKKDTQSVLIDIKVLPKTMTDGYEAWWHVGIAETSNSKSVQNAYKNRITHLDSARKY; this comes from the coding sequence ATGGCACGCATGACTGTGGGACAAGCTATTGTGAAATTTCTCGATAACCAATGGATTTCTCAAGACGGTAAAAAAATAAAATTTGTTGAAGGAATCTTTACTCTTTTTGGGCACGGAAATGTCTGCGGCTTAGGAGAAGCACTTGACGAAAACCCGGGTGCCTTACGAGTATATCAGGGCAGAAATGAACAAGGGATGTGCCATGCCGCAATCGGTTTTGCAAAACAACACAATAGAAAAAAAATTATTGCCTGTACTTCATCCATAGGTCCCGGTGCCGCAAATATGGTAACGGCAGCAGCACTTGCAACCGCAAATAACCTTCCTCTTCTTGTTTTCACCGGAGATACGTTTGCCACCCGTCAGCCCGATCCTGTTTTGCAGCAAATTGAGCAGCCGAGCAATCTTTCTATTACAACAAGCGATGCGTTTAAACCGGTAACCAGATACTGGGACAGAGTTTACCGTCCCGAGCAGTTGATGACCGCTCTGCTTTCCGCCATGCGGGTGTTAACCGATCCTGCGGAAACAGGCGGCGTCTGTATTTCGCTTCCGCAGGATGTGCAAGGCGAATCCTACGATTTCCCCGATTATTTTTTTGCCGAGCGCGTTCATAGTATTCGCCGACAGGAACCGGATTCCGAACTCTTAGAAAAAGCGGCGGAGCTTATTGCAAAATCAAAAAAGCCGCTTGTAATCTGCGGCGGCGGCGTGCGCTATTCAAATGCGGGAAATGAACTGCGTAAATTCTGTGAACAATACACCATTCCTTTTGCGGAAACACAGGCGGGCAAAGGAGTCATTCCTTCAAGTACTGCGCTCAATCTTGGAGGTTTGGGCGTAACCGGAAACCTTGCCGCAAATATAATTGCAAAAGATGCGGATCTTGTAATTGGTGTTGGAACTCGATTCACCGATTTTACCACCGCTTCAAAATTCCTCTTTCAAAACAAGGCGGTACAATTTCTTTCGATAAACGTAAGTGCGTACCACGCACTCAAAATGGACGGTACCGGAATTATTGGAGATGCGCTTGTCTGCATAAAAAAACTTCAAAAGCTTTTAAAAAAGATCGGATACAAAAGCGCATATAAAAAAGAAATAACGGAGGCAAAACATTTGTGGGATGCCGAAATGCAGCGCCTTGCCGCTATTCGCTACAGCAACACTATGGAGCCCTTGGTAAAAGCAAGAACAAAATCAAGCTTAAAAGATTTTGTAAAAGCAACGGGCGGCACCATTACCCAAACATCGGCTATTGCGCTTATCAGAAAAACAATAGAACCGAATGCGGTTATTGTGGGAGCCTCGGGCAGTTTGCCGGGCGACTTACAGCGAATGTGGACAACCGACTCTGTTGATTCATACAACGTTGAATACGGCTATTCATGTATGGGATATGAAATTGCCGCCGCCTTCGGTACAAAACTTGCAAAGCCCGACCTGCCTGTGTACAGCATGGTCGGAGACGGTGCTTTTATAATGCTGCATTCCGAGTTGGTTACCGCACGGCAAGAAGGTGCAAAAATAATCATTCTTCTTTTTGATAACTGCGGCTTCGGTTGCATCAATAATCTGCAAATGAGTCAGGGAATGGCAAGCCTTGCAACCGAATTCCGGTTTAGGAATGAAGCCAGCGGGAAGCAAGACGGGGCTCTGATTCCGATCGATTATGCGATGATTGCAAAAGGATATGGTCTTAGTTCATACACTGCAAAAACATACGAAGAGTTGGAAGATGCTTTAAAAAAAGCAAAAAAAGATACGCAGTCCGTTTTAATCGATATAAAAGTTTTGCCAAAGACCATGACCGACGGATATGAAGCATGGTGGCACGTAGGAATTGCGGAAACATCAAATTCAAAATCCGTTCAAAATGCTTATAAAAACAGAATAACGCATTTAGATTCCGCAAGGAAGTATTAA
- a CDS encoding helix-turn-helix transcriptional regulator, with protein sequence MNMNKKEGKVQFWRLLKIDELIRGKKYPTAKSLAKEFEVSTRTIERDIEFLRDMYNAPISYDYSKRGYKYTSDSFF encoded by the coding sequence ATGAACATGAATAAGAAAGAAGGCAAAGTCCAGTTTTGGCGTTTATTAAAAATTGATGAGCTTATCCGCGGAAAAAAATATCCGACGGCAAAGTCCTTGGCAAAGGAATTTGAAGTGAGCACTCGAACAATTGAGCGGGATATAGAATTTTTGCGGGATATGTACAATGCGCCTATATCCTATGATTATAGCAAGCGCGGATATAAATACACAAGTGATTCGTTCTTTTAA
- a CDS encoding helix-turn-helix transcriptional regulator, producing MDESVSLISEPAPDIKREVFSSVFEAVKMRHPINFLYRGLKDDAHEERKIYPYHIVCQRGMWYVIGFCCAAKEMRIFALPRMLDINIVSNTQFEKPADFNAEDYIDKNMGVWITEREPFTVRLLFAPAVALFAEERIWSDKQTTRVNSDQSVEVSFTTTQLSEIKRFVLGQGAMVQVLEPQELIDAVKAEAQKVKELYG from the coding sequence ATGGACGAATCGGTGAGCCTTATTTCGGAGCCGGCACCGGATATTAAGCGGGAGGTTTTTTCTTCTGTTTTTGAGGCGGTTAAAATGCGGCATCCGATTAACTTTTTGTATCGGGGTTTAAAAGACGATGCGCACGAAGAAAGAAAGATTTATCCGTATCATATTGTTTGCCAACGCGGCATGTGGTATGTAATCGGGTTTTGCTGCGCCGCAAAGGAGATGCGTATTTTTGCCCTGCCGCGAATGCTGGATATTAATATTGTATCGAATACGCAATTTGAAAAGCCCGCCGATTTTAATGCAGAAGACTACATCGATAAAAATATGGGTGTATGGATAACAGAGCGCGAGCCCTTTACTGTGCGGCTTTTGTTTGCGCCTGCGGTTGCCCTTTTTGCGGAAGAGCGGATTTGGAGCGATAAGCAAACCACAAGGGTAAACAGCGACCAATCCGTTGAAGTGAGTTTTACCACCACGCAGCTTTCCGAAATAAAACGTTTTGTTTTGGGACAGGGAGCCATGGTGCAAGTCCTTGAGCCGCAGGAATTAATTGACGCGGTAAAGGCGGAAGCGCAAAAAGTAAAAGAGCTGTATGGGTGA
- a CDS encoding tetratricopeptide repeat protein has translation MSNDEKLIFSRYLPTVERGDFGVQCNPELICYDGAIAAPDMKQTFYWMIKCAEQGDVKAQYNLALMYSYGGGAPLDKKQAAYWFRKAYENGYTEAEDVRGKKVRKGKN, from the coding sequence ATGTCAAATGATGAAAAACTTATTTTTTCACGGTACTTACCGACTGTTGAACGTGGAGATTTCGGTGTGCAATGTAACCCTGAGCTTATCTGTTACGATGGTGCAATAGCTGCTCCCGATATGAAGCAAACCTTTTATTGGATGATAAAGTGTGCCGAACAAGGCGACGTAAAAGCTCAATACAACCTCGCCCTCATGTACTCCTACGGCGGCGGCGCCCCGCTCGACAAAAAACAAGCCGCTTACTGGTTCCGCAAAGCCTACGAAAATGGATATACGGAAGCAGAAGATGTGCGGGGAAAAAAGGTGCGGAAGGGTAAAAACTGA
- a CDS encoding SEL1-like repeat protein yields MLNHKQVIYWMTKAAEQEDAFAQLMLGDMYLRGEVTLVDKKKAAYWIRKSYENGCDEAKKVWEKNKLWQYAD; encoded by the coding sequence ATGTTAAATCATAAACAAGTTATTTATTGGATGACAAAAGCAGCCGAGCAAGAGGATGCTTTTGCTCAATTGATGTTAGGAGATATGTATTTGCGTGGCGAAGTAACATTGGTTGATAAAAAAAAGGCTGCCTATTGGATACGCAAATCTTATGAGAATGGGTGCGACGAGGCAAAAAAGGTTTGGGAAAAAAATAAGCTGTGGCAGTATGCGGATTAA
- a CDS encoding tetratricopeptide repeat protein, whose product MKKIFYIFVLCALIASCTSTNKAAKTADTKSQYLYLSKKAKKGDAESQFMLAKMYDNGEGTAVDKNQAFYWYTKAAEQGFAWAQNNLGSMYDNGEGTAVDKNQAFYWYTKAAEQGVAEAQYNLGRMYSNGEGTAVDKNQAFYWYTKAAEQGFAWAQNNLGSMYDNGEGTAVDKNQAFYWFSKAAEQGFAWAQNNLGRMYSNGEGTAVDKNQAFYWFSKAAEQGFAEAQCNLGSMYYNGEGTDVDKNQAFYWFSKAAEQGHAKAQYNLGLMYDNGEGTAVNKKQAFYWYTKAAEQGVAEAQYNLGWMYDNGKGTAVNKKQALYWYTKSAKQGDSFGQNNLGIMYLNGNGIAVDTDKAHHWLSMSAKQGNAMAQYNLGTIYFEEANKRRNDRWWAKFKKYTLIIINFICQIITNQTDTNSNWNKAAAISKQGIDAISPFIETEENDSNDPTVYDEKAFYWFTKSAKQGHAGAQYYLGLIYYNGYGTKSDKKTAAYWLRKSYANGLEEAKKTLNDLWLSNY is encoded by the coding sequence ATGAAAAAAATTTTTTACATTTTTGTGCTATGTGCCCTTATCGCTTCTTGCACTTCAACAAATAAAGCCGCCAAAACAGCCGATACCAAATCTCAGTATTTGTATTTATCCAAAAAAGCTAAAAAGGGCGATGCTGAATCCCAGTTTATGCTTGCGAAGATGTATGACAATGGCGAAGGGACAGCCGTTGATAAAAACCAAGCCTTTTACTGGTACACAAAGGCTGCAGAGCAAGGATTTGCATGGGCGCAAAATAATCTTGGCTCGATGTATGACAATGGCGAAGGGACAGCCGTTGATAAAAACCAAGCCTTTTACTGGTACACAAAGGCTGCAGAGCAAGGAGTTGCAGAGGCACAATATAATCTTGGCCGGATGTATTCCAATGGCGAAGGGACAGCCGTTGATAAAAACCAAGCCTTTTACTGGTACACAAAGGCTGCAGAGCAAGGATTTGCATGGGCGCAAAATAATCTTGGCTCGATGTATGACAATGGCGAAGGGACAGCCGTTGATAAAAACCAAGCCTTTTACTGGTTCTCAAAGGCTGCAGAGCAAGGATTTGCATGGGCGCAAAATAATCTTGGCCGGATGTATTCCAATGGCGAAGGGACAGCCGTTGATAAAAACCAAGCCTTTTACTGGTTCTCAAAGGCTGCAGAGCAAGGATTTGCAGAGGCGCAATGTAATCTTGGCTCGATGTATTACAATGGCGAAGGGACAGACGTTGACAAAAACCAAGCTTTTTACTGGTTCTCAAAGGCTGCAGAGCAAGGACATGCAAAGGCCCAATATAATCTTGGCTTGATGTATGACAATGGCGAAGGGACAGCCGTTAACAAAAAACAGGCTTTTTACTGGTACACAAAGGCTGCAGAGCAAGGAGTTGCAGAGGCCCAATATAATCTTGGTTGGATGTATGACAACGGTAAAGGCACTGCCGTTAATAAAAAACAGGCTCTTTATTGGTATACAAAATCAGCAAAACAGGGAGATTCATTTGGACAAAATAATCTTGGAATAATGTATCTTAACGGCAACGGAATAGCTGTCGATACCGATAAAGCTCATCATTGGCTATCAATGTCAGCAAAACAGGGAAATGCTATGGCACAATACAATCTCGGTACCATATACTTTGAAGAGGCAAATAAAAGAAGAAATGACAGATGGTGGGCGAAATTTAAAAAATACACGCTAATAATCATTAATTTTATTTGCCAGATTATTACAAATCAAACTGATACAAACAGCAATTGGAACAAAGCGGCAGCAATATCTAAACAGGGTATTGATGCGATTAGCCCTTTTATTGAAACTGAAGAAAACGACAGTAACGATCCTACGGTTTATGACGAAAAAGCTTTTTATTGGTTCACTAAATCAGCAAAACAAGGACACGCAGGGGCTCAATATTATCTTGGGCTTATATATTATAACGGATACGGAACAAAATCGGATAAAAAGACAGCCGCTTATTGGTTAAGAAAATCTTATGCAAATGGTTTAGAAGAAGCAAAGAAAACTTTGAATGATCTTTGGTTATCTAATTATTAA
- a CDS encoding GntP family permease, whose amino-acid sequence MSSVFMFSLIAGSVLVMIIAISVFKQHPFLVLLLVAIATGLLSGMPAEEVIATIKTGFGNILAGIGIVIIAGTIIGTILEKTGAALSMATAILKLVGEKRSVATMGITGYITGIPVFCDSGFVILSPIAKALSKQTHVSLAVMATVLSGGLYATHCLVPPTPGPIAMAGTLHADLGLTILIGLCVSVPATLAALVYAKKIASKITLHADSSESVQVDDLIAKYGKLPGVFHSFIPIILPIILITLKSIADFPSYPFGSGVVKAIVSFFGNPVTALILGVFIALTLIPTAEKGSALAWINDGITNSANILAITAAGGSFGAILAKMPIAEALSGSLLFSGLGVFLPFLLAAILKTALGSSTVSMITTSALLAPMMESLGFVSPLGKVLVLMAIGAGSMTVSHANDSYFWVVSQFSGMDTKTAYKCQTGVTGVMGITSVLVVFLLSLFIH is encoded by the coding sequence ATGTCGTCTGTTTTTATGTTTTCGCTGATTGCGGGGTCGGTGCTGGTGATGATTATTGCGATTTCCGTTTTTAAGCAGCATCCGTTTTTGGTTCTTTTGCTGGTGGCAATCGCAACCGGTTTATTGAGCGGTATGCCGGCGGAAGAGGTTATTGCAACGATCAAAACAGGTTTCGGAAATATTCTTGCCGGAATCGGGATTGTAATTATTGCGGGCACTATTATCGGTACCATTCTTGAAAAAACCGGTGCGGCACTTTCGATGGCAACCGCAATATTAAAACTTGTCGGCGAGAAGCGCAGCGTTGCAACAATGGGTATCACCGGCTATATTACCGGCATCCCGGTTTTCTGTGATTCAGGGTTTGTTATTCTTTCGCCTATTGCAAAAGCTTTAAGTAAGCAGACACATGTTTCTCTTGCGGTGATGGCAACAGTGCTTTCAGGCGGATTATACGCTACGCATTGTTTGGTACCGCCAACGCCGGGACCGATTGCGATGGCGGGAACCTTGCATGCGGATTTGGGGCTGACTATTCTGATCGGTTTATGTGTATCGGTGCCGGCAACCCTTGCTGCCCTTGTGTATGCAAAAAAAATTGCCTCAAAGATTACGCTTCACGCCGATTCTTCGGAGAGTGTGCAAGTAGATGATTTGATTGCAAAATACGGCAAACTCCCCGGAGTTTTTCATAGCTTTATTCCGATTATCCTGCCGATTATCCTGATTACCCTAAAATCAATTGCGGACTTTCCAAGCTACCCGTTCGGCTCGGGGGTAGTTAAAGCAATAGTCTCCTTTTTCGGAAATCCTGTTACCGCACTCATACTCGGCGTATTTATCGCACTCACCCTTATTCCAACGGCGGAAAAAGGCAGCGCACTTGCTTGGATAAACGACGGCATTACCAATTCCGCAAATATTCTTGCCATCACTGCGGCAGGCGGCTCTTTCGGCGCAATCCTTGCAAAAATGCCGATAGCGGAAGCTTTAAGCGGCTCCCTGCTCTTTTCGGGACTCGGCGTATTTTTACCGTTTTTGCTTGCCGCCATTCTAAAAACCGCACTCGGCTCTTCAACTGTTTCGATGATTACTACATCCGCCTTACTCGCCCCGATGATGGAAAGCTTGGGCTTTGTCTCTCCGCTCGGCAAAGTGCTGGTACTTATGGCAATCGGTGCGGGCTCCATGACTGTATCGCATGCAAACGATTCTTACTTCTGGGTTGTCTCTCAGTTTTCCGGAATGGACACCAAAACCGCGTATAAATGCCAAACCGGCGTAACCGGCGTTATGGGCATTACCTCGGTACTTGTGGTATTTTTGCTTTCGCTGTTTATTCATTAG
- a CDS encoding glycerate kinase, whose product MKTFILAPDSFKGTMSAIRVCEILKERILAYFPNANIIEIPIADGGEGSADAFLRALSGKKIRRTATGPLFEKTEARYAVLPDNTAVIEMAAASGLPLVGEAKDPKRTTTYGTGELLADAVQRGCKNIILALGGSATNDGGCGLAAAMGVRFYDKSGKSFVPVGGTLSAIKKIDTAELDTLLPNIRITAICDVDNPLFGARGAAAVFAPQKGASEADVRFLDEQLQALYAIVKTEWQRAGKTLLPAETAGFGAAGGLGFGMSAFFSCELKSGIQTVLDAVHFDALLSNADLIFTGEGCLDSQSLHGKVVYGVTARAARHRVPVIAIAGDILEGIAPLYEQGLTAAFSTNRRAVPYEKARLTAEQDLRATADNILRLLVKK is encoded by the coding sequence ATGAAAACGTTTATTCTTGCCCCCGATTCTTTTAAAGGCACCATGTCCGCAATACGAGTTTGCGAGATTCTGAAAGAAAGAATCCTTGCCTATTTTCCCAATGCGAACATCATTGAGATTCCCATTGCGGACGGAGGAGAAGGGAGCGCCGATGCATTTTTGCGGGCGCTTAGCGGAAAGAAAATAAGGCGGACGGCAACCGGCCCCTTGTTTGAAAAAACCGAGGCACGTTATGCCGTTTTGCCCGACAACACGGCGGTAATCGAGATGGCGGCCGCATCGGGGCTTCCGCTTGTCGGGGAAGCAAAAGACCCGAAGCGGACAACCACCTACGGCACCGGAGAGCTTTTAGCCGATGCGGTGCAACGCGGCTGTAAAAATATTATCCTCGCGCTTGGCGGAAGCGCAACAAACGATGGAGGCTGCGGGCTTGCCGCCGCAATGGGCGTTCGCTTTTACGATAAATCCGGCAAAAGCTTTGTACCGGTCGGCGGCACACTTTCGGCCATCAAAAAAATTGACACCGCCGAACTTGATACGCTTTTGCCGAATATCCGCATTACGGCAATCTGCGACGTTGACAACCCGCTTTTCGGCGCACGAGGAGCCGCCGCAGTCTTTGCCCCGCAAAAAGGCGCAAGCGAGGCTGACGTACGCTTCCTCGATGAGCAACTGCAAGCCTTGTATGCAATCGTCAAAACAGAATGGCAGCGCGCCGGCAAAACCTTGCTTCCTGCCGAAACAGCGGGCTTCGGAGCAGCCGGCGGCTTAGGCTTCGGTATGTCCGCCTTCTTCTCCTGCGAGCTTAAATCCGGCATACAAACCGTCCTCGATGCGGTGCATTTTGACGCGCTGCTTTCAAATGCCGACCTCATTTTTACCGGCGAAGGCTGCCTTGACAGCCAAAGCTTACACGGAAAAGTTGTATACGGCGTTACCGCCCGCGCAGCCCGGCACCGCGTACCCGTCATCGCCATTGCAGGCGACATCCTTGAAGGAATCGCCCCCTTATACGAACAAGGCCTTACCGCCGCCTTCAGCACAAACCGCCGCGCCGTCCCCTACGAAAAAGCACGCCTCACCGCCGAACAAGACCTGCGCGCAACGGCAGACAACATCTTACGCCTCTTAGTTAAAAAATAA
- a CDS encoding class I SAM-dependent methyltransferase: MKQWFENESFWAEYAPVMFDAQRWAEAPVVADALLKIIGVAGEKAKETCILDAGCGTGRISLELALRGAKVTGVDLILPFLNAARDSAQDEEVDIELIQADLRKFLRPEGFHAAISLYTSFGYCETVEEDMKILKNIADSLKPQGWFILEMIGREIAVRDFTEGEWFERGGFTVLTQFSVVGAWEGLSSRWILYDEQGRKADHTFVQRLYSAIELKRLMLACGFSSVEIYGDFAFSPYNEKARTMVLVGRK; this comes from the coding sequence ATGAAACAATGGTTTGAAAATGAGTCATTTTGGGCTGAGTATGCACCGGTGATGTTTGATGCGCAACGTTGGGCAGAGGCGCCGGTTGTTGCCGATGCTTTGTTAAAAATTATCGGTGTTGCCGGAGAGAAGGCGAAGGAGACTTGTATTTTAGATGCGGGTTGCGGAACAGGCAGGATTTCACTTGAACTTGCCTTGCGCGGGGCAAAAGTTACCGGCGTAGACCTTATTCTTCCGTTTTTAAATGCAGCGCGGGACTCTGCTCAGGATGAAGAAGTTGATATTGAGCTTATTCAAGCGGATTTACGAAAATTTCTGCGTCCCGAGGGGTTTCATGCGGCGATTTCTCTGTATACGAGTTTCGGATATTGTGAAACGGTGGAAGAAGATATGAAGATTTTGAAAAATATTGCGGATTCTTTAAAGCCCCAGGGTTGGTTTATTTTGGAAATGATCGGCAGAGAGATTGCCGTGCGGGATTTTACCGAAGGAGAGTGGTTTGAGCGCGGCGGTTTTACGGTGCTGACTCAATTTTCAGTTGTGGGTGCATGGGAAGGACTTTCTTCTCGCTGGATTTTATATGATGAGCAGGGGAGGAAAGCGGATCATACGTTTGTGCAACGACTGTATTCTGCTATTGAGTTAAAGCGGCTGATGCTTGCCTGCGGTTTTTCTTCAGTGGAAATTTACGGTGATTTTGCTTTTTCTCCTTATAATGAGAAGGCGCGGACAATGGTGCTTGTCGGAAGAAAATAG